From Weissella confusa, a single genomic window includes:
- the tyrS gene encoding tyrosine--tRNA ligase gives MAEDILQELEWRGAINQTTDEAGLRDQMAKEQIGVYVGIDPTGDSMHIGHLIPFMILKRFQLAGQKPVIVVGGATGSIGDPSGKKSERKLLSQEDVAANVEKIRAQMVKLFGEDGFTIVNNFDWLGKLSLLDMLREYGKLFSINTMLAKDVVASRLEAGISFTEFTYQILQSIDFHELWKRENVRLQVGGSDQWGNITGGIDLIHKLEGGEAPAFGLTVPLLLKADGTKFGKTEGGAVWLDPEKTTPFEFYQFWLNTADSDVEKMLKYFTFLSQDEIAGLVADLQENAAARNAQRRLAQEVTTFVHGADAVKTAETMTKVLFGNADVSELTTDEVAILAGNVPTFEIDNAEIGLLDLVVAAGLEKSKTAARKSVKDGAIRINGEQITDEEAVINPAAKYDGKYVIVKRGKKKWAVAVVR, from the coding sequence ATGGCAGAAGATATTTTGCAAGAACTTGAATGGCGTGGTGCCATCAACCAAACCACTGACGAAGCTGGTTTGCGTGATCAAATGGCTAAGGAACAAATTGGGGTATACGTTGGTATTGACCCAACTGGTGACTCAATGCACATCGGTCACTTGATTCCATTTATGATTTTGAAGCGATTCCAATTGGCTGGTCAAAAGCCAGTTATCGTTGTGGGTGGTGCCACTGGTTCAATCGGTGACCCATCAGGTAAGAAGTCAGAGCGTAAGTTGTTGTCACAAGAAGACGTAGCCGCTAACGTTGAAAAGATTCGTGCCCAAATGGTTAAGTTGTTTGGTGAAGATGGTTTCACGATTGTTAACAACTTTGACTGGTTGGGAAAGTTGTCATTGCTAGACATGTTGCGTGAGTACGGTAAGTTGTTCTCAATCAACACGATGTTGGCTAAGGACGTGGTTGCATCACGTTTGGAAGCAGGAATCTCATTTACTGAGTTCACGTACCAAATCTTGCAATCAATCGACTTCCACGAGTTGTGGAAGCGCGAAAACGTGCGTTTGCAAGTTGGTGGATCGGACCAATGGGGTAACATTACTGGTGGTATCGATTTGATCCACAAGCTTGAAGGTGGTGAAGCACCAGCCTTTGGTTTGACGGTGCCTTTGTTGTTGAAGGCCGACGGTACAAAGTTTGGTAAGACTGAAGGTGGAGCTGTTTGGCTTGACCCTGAAAAGACGACGCCATTCGAATTCTACCAATTCTGGTTGAACACGGCTGATTCAGACGTTGAGAAGATGTTGAAGTACTTCACGTTCTTGTCACAAGACGAAATCGCTGGATTGGTTGCTGACTTGCAAGAGAACGCAGCTGCTCGTAACGCACAACGTCGTTTGGCTCAAGAAGTCACAACGTTCGTTCACGGTGCTGATGCTGTTAAGACGGCTGAGACGATGACGAAGGTCTTGTTCGGTAACGCTGACGTGTCAGAATTGACGACCGATGAAGTCGCAATCTTGGCTGGAAACGTGCCAACGTTCGAAATCGACAACGCTGAAATCGGCTTGTTGGATTTGGTTGTTGCCGCTGGCTTGGAAAAGTCAAAGACGGCCGCACGTAAGTCTGTTAAGGACGGTGCTATCCGTATCAACGGTGAGCAAATCACTGACGAAGAAGCGGTTATCAACCCAGCTGCAAAGTACGATGGTAAGTACGTCATCGTAAAGCGCGGTAAGAAGAAGTGGGCCGTTGCGGTTGTTCGTTAA
- a CDS encoding VanZ family protein has protein sequence MGGFGVPIKDAIIAFPIILIVLFVPFLFLQYRRFGSVTFWHTVMTFSFVFYFKTAYFMVILPLPTEATLEHLQAIHAQTMNLDPLQVVRTFFNDNPYFHGGGLKAGLLDPSFTQAAFNVLLTVPFGMYLHFYFNRGFFTTLILTMMLTAFYETTQYTALYHIYWRPYRLFDVDDLILNTMGGVIGWIFAPLLGLIFPSRDRMDERARSLGHRVTLVRRLLSFGVDFVIASIIGFILNQVVSNQTATDLVSYLIVWGIVPFLIGATPGQLIVRTRYDVAKSQRWRIFIRNGLMVGFTICFFPFWLQLIGSTGTVSAELLNRTYTFILLFAAPAVVLVLDWLITIFRPQHKLLYEKISGVGSEAIVKQTTMADAPIMQEQPKTPATPEVAPKQPTTRSERHQ, from the coding sequence GTGGGAGGCTTTGGCGTACCTATCAAAGACGCAATTATTGCGTTTCCAATCATACTAATTGTTTTATTCGTACCATTTTTGTTTTTACAATATCGTCGCTTCGGATCCGTGACCTTTTGGCATACGGTGATGACGTTTAGTTTCGTTTTTTACTTTAAGACCGCCTACTTCATGGTTATTTTGCCGTTGCCAACGGAAGCAACCTTGGAGCATTTGCAGGCGATTCACGCACAGACTATGAACTTAGATCCACTCCAAGTCGTCCGTACCTTCTTTAACGACAACCCCTACTTCCACGGTGGCGGGTTGAAGGCCGGCTTGTTGGATCCATCATTTACGCAGGCAGCCTTTAACGTGTTGCTAACCGTACCATTCGGTATGTATTTGCACTTTTACTTTAATCGCGGTTTCTTCACAACGTTAATTCTAACGATGATGCTAACAGCGTTTTACGAAACGACGCAATATACCGCGTTGTATCACATCTACTGGCGCCCATACCGCTTGTTCGACGTTGACGACCTCATTTTGAACACCATGGGTGGCGTGATCGGTTGGATTTTCGCCCCACTACTTGGGTTGATTTTCCCATCCCGTGACCGCATGGATGAACGTGCACGCAGCCTTGGCCACCGTGTCACGCTGGTACGTCGTCTACTATCATTCGGCGTGGATTTCGTTATCGCATCAATTATCGGCTTCATTCTTAATCAAGTCGTGTCAAACCAAACAGCAACTGACCTTGTATCATACCTCATCGTTTGGGGGATTGTGCCATTCTTGATTGGTGCAACGCCTGGTCAACTGATTGTCCGCACCCGTTATGATGTGGCTAAGTCACAACGTTGGCGCATTTTCATTCGAAATGGTTTGATGGTCGGCTTTACAATTTGCTTCTTCCCATTCTGGTTGCAACTCATTGGTTCAACTGGAACGGTATCAGCTGAATTGTTGAACCGAACATACACGTTCATTCTCTTGTTTGCGGCCCCAGCCGTTGTGTTGGTCCTAGATTGGTTAATCACAATCTTCCGTCCGCAACACAAGCTACTATATGAAAAGATCAGTGGCGTTGGTTCAGAAGCGATCGTCAAGCAAACGACAATGGCCGACGCGCCAATTATGCAAGAACAACCAAAAACACCCGCTACACCTGAGGTTGCGCCTAAGCAACCAACCACGCGCAGCGAGCGTCATCAATAG
- a CDS encoding NADP-dependent oxidoreductase, which yields MTTMKAVVFDEFGDVDVFHEAEVEVPVLTKGSILIKQAAIAMDPYDVKFRAGAFGVPAKENMIGGSTIAGVVEAVAADVTEFKVGERVVAVPHEHGYAEYAVVDADTAGHLPDSVSFEDAAALALGGQTGYQAVVDALNLQEGELILIHGGAGAVGYAALQTALYRGASKIYTTSLPTDIAYLHELNADIETIDFTTQKFTDVIPESSVDTVVEIIGGNNALGSMQVLKEGGRIVSTVPLGDDVKAARDAKNIKGDYYVMQSTTEVLTKLMEHLGNGDYKVAVAEVKPFNLENLKEGHKIVESQAVHGKVVLTF from the coding sequence ATGACTACGATGAAGGCCGTTGTATTTGACGAATTTGGAGACGTTGATGTCTTCCACGAAGCTGAAGTAGAAGTACCAGTTTTGACGAAGGGTAGCATCTTGATCAAGCAAGCTGCTATCGCAATGGACCCATACGACGTTAAGTTCCGTGCCGGTGCCTTTGGTGTGCCTGCAAAGGAAAACATGATCGGTGGATCAACGATTGCCGGTGTTGTTGAAGCAGTTGCCGCTGACGTAACTGAGTTCAAGGTTGGTGAGCGCGTTGTTGCTGTACCACACGAGCACGGATACGCAGAGTATGCTGTTGTTGATGCTGACACTGCTGGTCACTTGCCAGATTCAGTTTCATTTGAAGATGCAGCCGCTTTGGCCTTGGGTGGTCAAACTGGTTACCAAGCCGTTGTTGATGCATTGAACTTGCAAGAAGGTGAGTTAATCTTGATCCACGGTGGTGCCGGTGCTGTTGGTTACGCTGCTTTGCAAACTGCTTTGTACCGTGGCGCATCAAAGATCTACACGACATCATTGCCTACTGACATTGCCTACCTACACGAGTTGAACGCCGACATCGAGACGATCGACTTCACGACGCAAAAGTTTACTGACGTGATTCCAGAGTCATCAGTTGATACTGTTGTTGAAATCATCGGTGGTAACAACGCTTTGGGTTCAATGCAAGTTTTGAAGGAAGGTGGACGCATCGTGTCTACTGTTCCTTTGGGCGACGACGTTAAGGCTGCCCGTGATGCCAAGAACATCAAGGGTGACTACTACGTGATGCAATCAACGACTGAAGTTTTGACGAAGTTGATGGAGCACTTGGGAAACGGTGACTACAAGGTTGCTGTTGCTGAAGTAAAGCCATTCAACTTGGAGAACTTGAAGGAAGGTCACAAGATTGTTGAGTCACAAGCCGTTCACGGTAAGGTTGTTTTGACTTTCTAA
- a CDS encoding glycosyltransferase family 2 protein, whose amino-acid sequence MYKEPLVTVAVLSHNLEGYIGHSLKTVNKQTYKNMDIVILDDASTDDTMSEINHWAARDDRMRVIKNNKRKGVAAVRNQALDQILGKYFIFVDGDDQLAPSFVETLVGALEENPDISIASVGFSWGASGAPKKAHEVTFRKIDRAGMFEGVTHRGHVISGMVWNKIYRSADLLDSKVRFDETLELAEDHLWIAQVVASRAMSEYSLFATDVLYNKVSRSTSIIHTASHALREREREIDQQIARIGDDII is encoded by the coding sequence ATGTATAAGGAACCACTCGTGACGGTTGCTGTGTTGAGTCACAATCTTGAGGGATACATTGGCCACAGCCTAAAAACCGTAAATAAGCAAACGTATAAGAACATGGACATTGTGATTTTGGATGATGCGTCAACAGATGACACGATGTCAGAAATTAACCACTGGGCAGCTCGTGATGACCGTATGCGTGTTATTAAGAATAACAAGCGTAAAGGTGTTGCGGCTGTTCGCAATCAGGCGCTAGACCAAATTCTCGGTAAGTATTTTATCTTCGTGGATGGGGATGACCAATTGGCGCCATCATTTGTTGAAACGCTGGTCGGTGCTTTGGAAGAAAATCCTGACATTAGCATTGCGAGTGTTGGTTTTAGTTGGGGAGCTAGTGGTGCCCCAAAGAAGGCACATGAAGTGACCTTCCGCAAAATTGATCGCGCTGGCATGTTTGAAGGTGTGACGCACCGTGGTCACGTTATTTCAGGTATGGTCTGGAACAAGATTTACCGTTCAGCAGATTTGTTGGATAGTAAGGTCCGTTTCGATGAAACGCTTGAATTGGCTGAAGACCACTTGTGGATTGCCCAAGTGGTTGCGTCAAGGGCGATGTCAGAGTACTCGTTGTTTGCGACAGATGTCCTTTATAACAAGGTGTCTCGTTCAACGAGTATCATTCACACCGCATCACACGCCTTGCGTGAACGTGAGCGTGAAATCGATCAACAAATCGCCCGCATCGGTGATGACATCATTTAA
- a CDS encoding thioredoxin family protein: MQFYEPTANDDATIEAVIKQPGKQLMFLQADWCGDCKAIKPFVQQFKDTVIDRGANWVDADRDANLAVAQEQGLMGIPAFVLFEDGQQVAHIGNGERLNPKDVQNWINEYVG, from the coding sequence ATGCAATTTTATGAACCAACCGCAAATGATGATGCGACGATTGAGGCAGTTATTAAGCAACCAGGGAAGCAATTAATGTTTTTGCAAGCGGACTGGTGTGGTGACTGCAAAGCGATTAAGCCGTTTGTGCAACAATTCAAAGATACGGTAATCGACCGCGGAGCAAATTGGGTGGATGCTGATCGTGACGCGAATTTAGCTGTCGCCCAAGAACAAGGCCTGATGGGTATTCCAGCATTTGTCTTGTTTGAAGATGGTCAACAAGTCGCACACATTGGAAATGGTGAACGTTTGAATCCGAAGGACGTTCAAAATTGGATTAATGAATATGTTGGCTAA
- a CDS encoding GAF domain-containing protein produces MAIEITRAEADTLLKTPLISKLLIEWIKGEESEKFPLANLANASAILFENLKQVNWAGFYLYDEKVDELILGPFLGKPAVVRIKPGSGVVGESFTKQETITVADVHVFDGHIACDPASNAEIVVPLTTADGKRLGVLDIDSTAFNRFGAKEKAELEHFVKTLLQYI; encoded by the coding sequence ATGGCAATTGAGATTACACGCGCAGAAGCAGACACATTGTTGAAGACACCATTGATTTCAAAGTTGTTGATTGAATGGATCAAGGGGGAAGAATCAGAAAAGTTCCCGCTAGCCAACTTGGCTAACGCCTCAGCCATCTTGTTTGAAAACTTGAAGCAAGTTAACTGGGCTGGTTTCTACTTGTACGACGAGAAGGTTGATGAGTTGATTCTTGGACCTTTCTTGGGTAAGCCAGCGGTTGTCCGCATCAAGCCTGGTTCAGGTGTAGTTGGTGAGTCATTCACAAAGCAAGAAACGATTACGGTTGCTGACGTGCACGTCTTTGACGGTCACATCGCGTGCGACCCAGCATCAAACGCTGAAATCGTGGTACCATTGACGACGGCCGATGGTAAGCGCTTGGGTGTCTTGGATATCGACTCAACGGCCTTCAACCGTTTCGGTGCCAAGGAAAAGGCTGAGCTTGAGCACTTCGTTAAGACTTTGTTGCAATACATCTAA